The genomic segment GGCCTGGCGGTCCCTGAGCCGGTCGAGGTGCTCGTCGTCGAAGAAGCGCGGCGCCGGGCCGTTCACCTTGAATCGCAGGAATGTGGCGCGCCCTGCAAAGAAGCCCATAACAACCTCAATTCGGCCACGGCGTCCTGCCGTGGAGAAACCTTCAAGCGAAGAAAACTGGCCCGGCCGGTGAATCTTCCTTCAATTCGGCCACGGATGAACCCGTGGAGAGAACATTCGCATTCGGACCGGCTCATAAAAAGCGAAAGCCCACCCGGTGCGTCGGGTGGGCCGAAGGGAACGGTTCGCGCGGTCAGCCGACCAGCACAGCCTCGCTCACTTCGCCGTCCTTGCGGCGCATCTCTTCCAGAATGATCGGATGCCAGGCGGCGTCGCGCTCATCGGAGGGCACATAATTTTCGCGTGCCCAGCGCCGGAGGCGCAGTTCTTCGATAAAGTCCAGTTCCGAGAGGACGCCAGAGCTGACCATGACTTGACCCTTGTTCATCCCGTTAGCCCGCTCGCGTGCGGGCCTCACCGTCCCGCCCGCCCCCACAAAGGCGGACGATGCCCGATGAGGAGAGGTTCTGCCGACCATCCGGCAGCGCTCGAAGTATAGGAACGGCCCGGAGATCGGCAACACAGTCAGGGAAAATTATCGGAAGATCGGAACGAACGTGCCAGATGAGTAGTATGGGCAAGCTTTGCCGATAGGCGTTCTGCGAAAATGCGTAGCCTGGGGCGACTGCGCTAGAGTCGCCGATTTTTCGCGAGGGAAACGCGAGCGAACCGTCGTCCCGGTTGACGAGTCGAGATCGTCCTCGTCCGCCGAACACGGGAGAGACATCATGTGGTCCGCGTCAGTTGAAGAATTGATGAACGGGCGCGTGTTACGGTTTGTCGTCACTCGCGGCTCGGGGCCGGCCACCGTTGCCGACGTCCTCCACGAATGGCGGGGCGATGCTGCGTTCCGGTCGTGGTTCAATGCACTGCTCGCAAATATTCCGTTCTCGGCATTCCGGTGGGAAACGCCGGCCGTCACGGCGTCAACGATTTCGCGCGCGTTCGAATTCGTGGTACTCGATGCCCCGGCTATCGCCCGGCCCCCGGATCAGGCGGCATTCGCCGAGCACTTCCGGGCCGCCCCGGGCGCGCCCGCGGTCACGTTCCCGAACCTCGGTG from the Frigoriglobus tundricola genome contains:
- a CDS encoding DUF6940 family protein translates to MWSASVEELMNGRVLRFVVTRGSGPATVADVLHEWRGDAAFRSWFNALLANIPFSAFRWETPAVTASTISRAFEFVVLDAPAIARPPDQAAFAEHFRAAPGAPAVTFPNLGGDAVLVVPCPLTAASAYGHLAAFVRSAPESQQDALWQMVGDAMDRRVSAKPVWLSTAGAGVSWLHVRLDNRPKYYGHAPYRQAL